In a single window of the Orcinus orca chromosome 9, mOrcOrc1.1, whole genome shotgun sequence genome:
- the NT5C3A gene encoding cytosolic 5'-nucleotidase 3A isoform X2 produces the protein MPNQDSAVHVKMMPEFQKNSVRIKNPTRVEEIICGLIKGGAAKLQIITDFDMTLSRFSYRGKRCPSCHNVIDNCKLITDECREKLLQLKEKYYAIEIDPVLTVEEKYPYIVEWYTKSHGLLVEQALPKAKLKEIVEESDIMLKEGYENFFDKLQQYSIPVFIFSAGIGDVLEEVIRQAGVYYPNVKVVSNFMDFDDNGLLRGFKGELIHVFNKHDGSLKNTEYFNQLKNNSNIILLGDSQGDLKMADGVANVEHLLKIGYLNDRVDELLEKYMDSYDIVLVKDESLDVANSILQKIL, from the exons atgccAGAATTCCAGAAAAATTCAGTTCGCATCAAGAATCCTACAAGAGTAGAAGAAATTATCTGCGGTCTTATCAAAGGAGGAGCTGCCAAACTTCAG ATAATAACAGACTTTGATATGACACTAAGTCGATTTTCCTACAGAGGGAAAAGATGCCCATCATGTCATA atGTCATTGACAACTGTAAGCTAATTACAGATGAATGTCGAGAAAAG TTACTGCAACTAAAGGAAAAGTATTATGCTATTGAAATTGATCCTGTTCTTACTGTAGAAGAGAAGTACCCTTATATAGTAGAGTG GTATACTAAATCACATGGTTTGCTTGTTGAACAGGCTTTACCAAAAGCCAAACTTAAAGAAATTGTGGAAGAATCTGACATTATGCTCAA GGAAGGATATGAGAATTTCTTTGATAAGCTGCAACAGTACAGTATTCCTGTGTTCATATTCTCAGCTGGTATCGGTGATGTACTAGAGGAGGTTATCCGTCAAGCTGGTGTTTATTATCCAAATGTCAAAGTAGTGTCCAACTTCATGGATTTTGATGACAAT ggGCTGCTCAGAGGATTTAAAGGAGAACTAATTCATGTGTTTAACAAACATGATGGATCCTTGAAGAATACGGAATATTTCAATCAACTAAAAAACAATAGCAACATAATTCTGCTGGGAGACTCCCAAGGGGACTTAAAAATGGCAGATGGAGTAGCCAATGTTGAACACCTTCTGAAAATTGGATATCTAAATGATAGA GTGGATGAGCTTTTAGAAAAGTACATGGACTCTTATGATATTGTTCTAGTAAAAGATGAATCATTGGATGTAGCCAACTCTATCTTACAGAAGATTCTATAA